TAATATCTGGAGTGTGTTGGTGTATAAAATTCCGCTTTTCCTTATGCTATTGAGTTTGGCAGCCTCCAATTTGACAGCAGAAACAAGGCACGACATTGTTCGTGCAATAGCCAACCCAGCACATACCGAATTTTTTAGTGAAGCGGATCCTTTTCTTATCTCTATCGGAGGAAAAGTGTATCTAGATGATAGTGACGATTTACTAGGCGAGGTGCAGAAAACGGTGAATATGACCGTGGAGGCTCTTTCGTCTCAGGGACTGTTTTTGCTGATTCCAGGTCAACAGCAACCCCTCATTGATCAGCTAAAAAAGGTGGATGGCAAAAGTGTACTAACAATCGCTAACGTCAATACTGCTATAAGTATTCCAAGTGATAAACATGCACTACAGCTTAATATTAATGCCTCAGGAAGAGGGGCTGGAACATTCGTGTTCGACCCTGAAGACGAACAAACTCTTCAACTCGCTGCAGCTGGCTTATTGCTAGGTGCTTCTGATCTTAAGTCTAGGGTGGTTGCATCGCTACTAATAGTAAGCGATGTGGGCCTTTCGTATTCACGACCGTTCTTTTCAAGTACTTCTATAAAATGGGGTACGGCAATAAAGTTACAGAGTATTACTCTTATAGAACGAACCCGACGGATCACTGAATACGAAGAAAGTGAACTCCTTAGTTGGCAGCGAGACGTAAAAACGCAGTATCACGCAAATGCGGATTTAGGGCTGACTTGGCAAAGGGACGCTTTGGAATTATCGGCCGCAGTAATAAACGTTAACCCTGGTGAATTTCGCGGCCCACTGAACGGGAGATATAATATGCGGCCGGCAGTGAAGATAGGCGGAGTATATAATCCTGGCCGAATAGGTTTTGATTTCAATTGGGATGTAACACCCGATGAGGGATTTGGCGTATCCGAAGATTTACAAACCGCGTCGCTTGCCACACGTTATCTCCTTCAAGATAACTTGGTATTCGGTCTTGGCTACCATCACGTTCAGAAAGGTAATTTCGTTGACTCGGTAGAAGCCAAACTTAGATACCAATTCAGCTCTATATATTTTGAAGCCTCTGGACGTTTTGCAACCGGTTCTATCGGTGGCGGCTTGCAAGCGCAAATGATGTTTTGATTAGCTAAATTGCTGTACGCAGCACATTTAAAATCTAAATAACGCTTGGCAACCCTTTAAGCTAGCGTCGCTCTTATGCGACAGAATAAACGGATCTAGACCTTCATC
This portion of the Zhongshania sp. R06B22 genome encodes:
- the traF gene encoding conjugal transfer protein TraF, producing the protein MYKIPLFLMLLSLAASNLTAETRHDIVRAIANPAHTEFFSEADPFLISIGGKVYLDDSDDLLGEVQKTVNMTVEALSSQGLFLLIPGQQQPLIDQLKKVDGKSVLTIANVNTAISIPSDKHALQLNINASGRGAGTFVFDPEDEQTLQLAAAGLLLGASDLKSRVVASLLIVSDVGLSYSRPFFSSTSIKWGTAIKLQSITLIERTRRITEYEESELLSWQRDVKTQYHANADLGLTWQRDALELSAAVINVNPGEFRGPLNGRYNMRPAVKIGGVYNPGRIGFDFNWDVTPDEGFGVSEDLQTASLATRYLLQDNLVFGLGYHHVQKGNFVDSVEAKLRYQFSSIYFEASGRFATGSIGGGLQAQMMF